The Plectropomus leopardus isolate mb unplaced genomic scaffold, YSFRI_Pleo_2.0 unplaced_scaffold651, whole genome shotgun sequence genomic sequence TGTCCCTGCAGGTCCTGGGCCTCCCCTCAGAGGAAAGCTGGCCTGGAGTCACTCAGCTACCAAATTATAAACCAGGTCACTTtaagttataattttattatgtattcCGAACtatcaatgtattttttattttttacattcaatattttttttattgtggacATCACACTGCTTTGTGCCGCTATTTCATTAAGATTAAAAACTGTACATTcatagcattattattattttcattaaaatgatggtaatataacaaacaaaaacagctggttTCTCTCCACAGAGTGGTTTCATCGCTCTGAGCCCAAACAGTTCAGAAGCGTTTGGAAAAGGtaaggaaacaaaacaacaagaaaaattGGTGGtaaaacattagcatgttagcatgtagcttatTGTTGTACAATGAACTGTATAGTAAAGtgttagcttgttagcatgtagcttattgttgaaaagtaaagtgttagcatgtagcttgTTGTTAAATTAAGTGTACAGTGAGTGTTCGCATGTTAGCGTTTCGCCTACAGTTGTTTAATGAAGTATATGGtaaaacattagcatgttagcatgtagcttaaTGTTGTATCATGAAGTGTATGAAAAAGTTTTACTATGCTGACATGAAGGAAATGATTGTGTAATAAAAGTATATGGTTAAATGTTGACTTGTTAGCATTTAGCCTATCGTTGCTTAATGAAGTGTAATGTAAattgttagcatgttagcatgtagcttacTGCTGTATGGCAAAgtgttagcctgttagcatgtAACTGACCGAACATAGtaaagtgtgagtgtgttaacCAGTTAGCCTGTTAGCTTATTAGCAGTTAGCTGACCGCTCTTATGTGGACCAGGTTGGACCAGCTGCCCTATAAGACAGAGGATCTGGTCCAGAGGATGCTGAGGGGGGTCCCTGCAGCCCGGATCTCAGCTCAGGACGCCCTGAGGCACTCGTACTTCAGCACGCTGCCTGCCCCCATTATGCACCTCAGAGACAGTAAGAGTGCCGTTCACACGGTTACGCTAACAGCGCCACTTCCTCTGACATCattcttctctgtttttcagCCGTGTCCATTTTCAAGGTGCCCGGTGTCCGACTGGAGACGGAGGTCAGAGACGTCT encodes the following:
- the LOC121939881 gene encoding cyclin-dependent kinase 15-like encodes the protein MWTRLDQLPYKTEDLVQRMLRGVPAARISAQDALRHSYFSTLPAPIMHLRDTVSIFKVPGVRLETEVRDVFNRGQRVKPSLLSAAKFW